The Daucus carota subsp. sativus chromosome 2, DH1 v3.0, whole genome shotgun sequence genome includes a window with the following:
- the LOC108207186 gene encoding protein MAIN-LIKE 1-like translates to MEKSKDSACGPIDRSLLFMQEDHISTSIWEGDDRLRFDVRQYTTCMDKWVLDDEQRHLLDSWGFGVFAHPQVVRQNDIAREWRPETNTFHFPFGEITITLEDVYMLMGLPISGRALTFMDLATPQQYWLTQWEDLRLEKGPVRKKKSDKKKKKKKSKWKEKSEREKMWS, encoded by the coding sequence ATGGAGAAATCTAAGGATTCAGCTTGCGGCCCTATAGATCGATCACTGCTGTTCATGCAGGAGGATCATATTAGCACCTCCATCTGGGAGGGCGATGATAGGCTCAGGTTTGATGTCAGACAGTATACCACATGTATGGATAAGTGGGTTTTGGATGATGAGCAGAGGCATCTTCTTGATTCTTGGGGTTTTGGGGTGTTTGCTCACCCTCAGGTTGTTCGACAGAACGACATTGCTAGAGAATGGAGGCCGGAGACAAACACCTTTCACTTCCCATTTGGTGAGATAACCATCACACTAGAGGATGTCTACATGCTTATGGGTCTGCCGATCAGCGGTCGTGCTCTTACTTTCATGGATCTTGCTACTCCGCAGCAGTATTGGCTTACTCAGTGGGAAGATTTAAGGTTGGAGAAGGGGCCTGTCCGAAAGAAGAAGTctgacaagaagaagaagaagaagaagtctaAATGGAAGGAGAAGTCTGAACGGGAGAAGATGTGGTCATAA